The DNA window GAAGTTCAACATCAAAGAGGGCAGCGTCCTCGCTGTGGCAGCCAGGGACGGCGTGATAGTGCTGAAGAAGATAGAATCCGACCTGTCTGCTCAAGACTTGAAGAGTCTCCGACTCGTTGAAGAAGCCTGGAAGGACATTGAGGAGGGAAGGTACAGCGTCCGCTCCAAGGAGGCCTTCTTCAAAGAGCTGAAAGAATGGTAGAAATCAAGGCAATAGTCTACACACAAAAGTTCGAACGGGACGTAAGGAAGACTCGAGACAATTTAGTGAAGGACAGGCTCCGGAAGCAGATAGAGAAGATTGCGGAAAACCCAGAATCCGGGAAACCACTTCGGTACGGTCTGAAGGGAGAGTGGACTGCCCGAATCCCACCTTACAGGTTGATTTACGCGGTCCAAGGAGACAGGCTCATCTTACTCCGCTTCGGGCACAGGAAGGAAGTGTATGACTAGACGACAACCAGTGACGAGGGCCTGAAGGACGTGACGTTCGTCTAGACATTGCGATTCACAAAGGCCGTTCCAAAGAATAGGCGTAAATCCAACTAAACCTTCCATTTCCTGACATGAGACACAGGGACATCGCCGTAGTTATTGGCATAGCATCAGTGGTTGCATCCGTCTTCAAGGCCGTTGATTGCTCGGCAGATTGACTTGAATGAAAGATTCCGCTACCAGCTCGATTCCAGCTTTTGTCGCCCTTCATCTGTGATCTGATATACGAACGGCTTGGTCGCTACGTTCCGTCTCACCAGGCCCAGCTCGAACAGGTCTTTCATCACTCTGGTAACCAACTTTATGGGTCGGTCACACCTTTGTTCGTCTGAATTCGATGAGAGGAGCAGCCGTAGCAGGGATGCTGGCAGTCGCGATCTTGGTAGGCGCAGGAGCAGGCTACTTCGCAGGCGTCTCGAACAGGACAACGGTCACATCTGTCTCGACCTCGTCAATCACTGGGCCAACGACGACGGCCACCCGAACTTTGACTCAGACCACGACAAGCCTTGAAACCATACGCACGATCACCACGTCGACTCTGACCACTACGATTCTAACCACAACCGCAAAAAACATCGTGGGGGCTGAGAATCAGTGTGGTTTTGCTTCGACTTGTAGCGTCTCCAATTCAGGAGGCCTCGAACTCTCGCTTTCAGTCAATTCTACCAGCATCAGGCCGAACGGTACAATCGGACTGAACGTGGTGGAGTCGAATCCTCTGCCGGTGACCGTCAAAATCTCCGCCTCTTCCAGTTTTCCAATTCCGGGCCTCTGGTGGCTGTGCGGACCTGGTTCATTTCCTCATGGGATCGCCATCTTCAGGGGGTATTACACGCTAAGCAACGTAACAACCGCCCAACCCCTAGACTTTTGGGCGCCCATATCATGCGCTGCCGACTACCAGTTCAACGGAACCCGCAACATCGTCGGGATTCTTCAGAACGTGACAAGTTACTCGTTTATGCCCGAGAATTTTAAGGCAAGTTTTACTGGCTACTACATACCAAGCGGGGCGCCCTCAGCGACCCTCGGGTCGTTTGTCTCAACAAGCATGATGGCAGAAGCTGCGGTTTCAGCCACAAATTCGAATAGGGTTCCCCATCTCATGAATTCATTACTTTCCACGGCCCCTGGCGTCTATACTTTGGTCGCCGGAGATGAATGGGGCGACCTCGTCTTATTGCACTTCAGAGTCGCGTAGTTTCGGTCACTTCCTGAATATGAGCCATAATCCGAAAATTACGGCGATAACCGCGGCAACTACTATTGCCGTGGAGGTGTCAGCGACGAACCAATACCAGTTCAGGGTGGATTGGGGGCATGCGGCGACCGTGCACCGCGGGCCCTGATCTTCATAGTTTACAAGATTCCAAAAGATGCCGAAGAGGATTGACCATGCTCCCACGAAAATAAGGGAAGCGCCTAGAATCGGTTTCTTGGCCACGGTTGCGGAATTATTGGAGACGAATCAGTTAAGCCTTCAAGGCCCTCTTGGTTCTGAGCCGTCCGAATTCTTGGTCTTTGATGGTCGCGCAGGAATCGTTTTGGGCTCTTACCACTAGAATCCAGCTTCCGCCTCGGCGACGTTCCGTCTCACTAGGCCCCTTCATGACTCACGCTGCGTGTTCGTGAAGCACATGAGGGTCTTTATTCAAGCATTCATGAGCACTGTGAACAATCAGCGAGGTTCCGTCTCGCTGACCGAGGACCCCAGTCTTGATGCTTTCGCGTCAACCCGATTCAACACGGCGGTGTCGAACTATACGATATCAGATTTCGGATTTGACAGCCAAGCCGCCTCATTTTTCGCCGGAACTGGCAGAATAAGCACTGAAGAAATTCTGTATCCTCAAACGTTCGGACCGGCTGCGTTCGCTGGCTACCTGCAGCAAAGTGCACCCTCCCACTGGGAAGCTCTAGTCAATCGGGCCTACACCAAGTACGGATTTCACCTCGGCTACGGGCCTGTCGTGGAGTTCGCTACTGGGTGTCCAGTCAACGAAATAACCGCTCGTAACATCAATATCACACAGCTCGCCATAGCGAATGGATGCAAGTACGAAATTCATAATGAAGTGTGGCTGCTTCTGATTTTGAGTAGCTGAGACGTCAGCTCTTCGGGGCCTCTAGTTGCCCAAGGCTATCATCGACCAACCTCATTGATCTGGTTTCGTTGCCTCAAAGGTGCCGTGGCCGCCCACATGTAATACTAACTCCCCTTTGAGAGTGAAGACGGACCCATGGGTTATCCTTATTCTTGAGCCGCGCTTCACCCGGTCGTAAGTTGACGAAAGCGCCAGGTTCCAGTTGCTGTCCGTCAGTAAGAGCTTGACTTGGCCTGTATCGTCCTTGAGAATGCACTGAGTTTTTCTCCACCCCGACCCGATGTCTTTCCATTCAGGGGTTTCAGCTATTTCACCCTCCACGTCAAGGGAGGTCATTCCATCTTTGAAGTCCTTAATCTTGCGAGAGAAGTGAATCCCTCCTGCGCGTAGCACCAACTCTCCTCCGATGCTATGGGTAAACCCTCGAGCTATCCTAATCCTCGATCCCAGAGACACATCCGAGATCTGGCGGTCGACAAGACTGAGTTTGACCTGTCCCGTATCGTCTCTTAATGTACAGAGTGAAATCCATCCCCGGTCGCCGAACCTCGTCGGTGGGGGCATTTCGATTATTTCCCCAACTACGCCTAAATCGCGCATTCCATCTCTGAGGTCCTTGATCGGGGTGGACTTCATTGGACGCCCCCACCGCAGCTGACATTGTGAAATATGAAAGGCGGGAAGTCAACCCAGCCTGTTGTCGGCCAGTAGAGAACCCCGTACCCTCCGAGAGCGGCGTAAGACAGAGATGCATACGTGGGCTGAGGGACGCATTCGACACTCCCAGGGCTCTTCAAGACGATAGGGGTGAAAAGGAAGGCGCCCAAAGCTAGAGCAAGTGCGACAACGGCCAGCGCTGTCCTCCGCTTCATGGTTGTTTCACTTCCCTCGGAGATTTAGCAGTTCTCATGATTAGGCGTAAATCCAGCCACATCAATCGTTTCTGACATGAGACGCAGGAATATTGCCATAGTTCTGGGAATGCTAGGCATGGCCTTCGGGTTTGGGAGCATAACAGTAATCTCACAAGATTATGGCTCTTGCCCAGAGCAACCAGTAGGTAGCCCGTTCACCTGCGATCACGCCTACCTCATCAACGGTGCCTATGTCTGGATGCGACCGCTGTACACCGGATTGGGCATCTCATCCCTCGCATTTCTGGCATCGGCAATCGTCCTTGCGCTCTACTTGAAATTGGGCAGCCGTCCATCCATAGGACCACCAACCGAAACTGACTAGTCTCGTGCCAGGAGAACTCGTCTTGACGAACCTTATTACTTGGCGTATGTGTATCCCTTTCAAGCGAGGACTCCTGCACAGAACACAATTTGTCATCCTCGCCCTTGTGACAACCATGCCGATAATGATACTAGCGATAACCTCCTTGATGGGCAATGTGGCTCACCTAGTCAATCCATGCTTCACGTGGGGCGCAGGAAGCGGAAGCAGCTTTACAGTCTCGACAGGACGGCCGTGTTCTTCATCCATAGCCACGTCTCAAACGATTCCTGAAATGTTAACGTGGTTAGCAATCATCCAGGGCGGAATCCTCCTCGGGTCGGCCCTGGGCGTGCTGGGAGTTCTAAGAAGTCGTCCGAATTTCTTGGTCTTGAGTTCTTCAATATTTGTCCTAGAATCGATACCACTTATCTTCGGCGGGGCGTTCGTCTTGACCCTCCTGCCTGCTGTGTTCTTCATGTGGAGAGCCAAGGAGGCCAGCGCATTTCGGAATCAGGCAATCCTGCGCTAAACATTCGGAAATTACGCCCGGAGGTTCAAATCGCTCTTGATGACTGAACCTACAAGTCGAACGGGTAGTGCCACCAACTCGAATTCGTTTGCCAGACTCCCTCAAAGTGCCCGCCGAACCCTAGAAGGTAACGTGTTGGGGATGCCAGGTTTAATTCCGTACCATGACAGACCGTCCTACCAGAGCAGATACCTCCCTGAGAAGGGCACACCCCTGGAGTGCTACATGGACCGGGTGTGATTACCTGAAGCAGAGGGACGGCAGGGACAAGGAAAGCTACAAACACGAGCGCCACTCCTAAGATAACATACCTACGCCTCATGAATCATCCTTGTAACGCGGAAGAATTTACGTCTAATGCAGGAAGCAACCAATCCAGTAAAATCAACCGTTCGATTCCAGCTTGTGTCGCCCTTCATCGGTCAACTGGTAGACGAACGGTTTGTGCGCCACATTCCGGCTCACGAGGCCTAGGTCAAATGTTAATACAAAGAATGAAGCTCTGCAATTCATGAAGCGAGTCTACCTACTCGCCATCATCTCAGTTGTCATAGTCGCAGGCATTGCAACTTCCCTTCTTATCTACGAGGCTTCGCAGAACACTCGGCCTCCACAAGTTGTCCTCGTTTACCTAGGGAACACCTATTCGGGTGCACCGGACAATTATTGCTGGCCAAAACCTCCGGCGAATGGAACTTGCACAGACCCCCTCAACGTAGGCCCTAGGACCGACGTGCCCCCTCCAATCAGTGTAGCCAATAATTCATCGGTAACTTTTCAGGTCAGCGGTTCCTCTAATCCAAGCAACTACTCCGTGGCAATTTGGACCAAAAGTAACGGAAGTTCGACAGTTTTGGCGCTCAAGCACGTTACAAGTTCGTTGCCAATCAGTTTGCAGGCGGGTAACTACTACCTTAGTGTCTTCGCCGTATGGAACGACGGAAGGGGTGTGGGCTACACTTTCGAAATCACTGTGTCAGCCTGAACGGTGTCCAACACCGACGAAACCGCTAGGTCAAATCCGGCCCGACCCCACCACAGATGTTAGTCCATGCGAATGAGAAATCCTGCTTAGGCGACTTCGCTCTGTCGAACTGATAAATATCGTCGCGCACCTTGGAATCAATCACGAAAATGCCCTGGAGGACAGAACCTCTGCTGGCTGTCGTCTCAGTTTCTCTTGGGACTGTGCTGGGCCTTCTCGAGGCGTACATATTTGCATTCCCAATCACGTATCTCACAGGACCTCCGCCAATAGTCTATCCAACAGAATACCTAGCTGCTTACTGGTTGTCGCTGGCAGTTTCCTACCCAGTCACGGTCCTGGTGTTCTACGTGATCGGTAAGCGGCAGACTTCGCCCTTCAGAGCTGGAAGAAGCATACTCACGATATTCGGCGGCGCGCTGCTTGGCGAGATCTTGGGACAGACGGTTTTCTTTTTCCTCCCGCAGAGCAACCCCTTCGCTGGATTTCCCTACTTCTATGTGAGTGCTCCGTCGAGCAGCCTCGGCATTGTTTTCATCGCTTTCAGTGGATTCGCTCTCTCGAACCTTTCCCATGGGGCGACTAATACCGACACCCGTGGTAAATTCACGTTAGTCGCACTGACATCCTTAGTCTTCGGAGTTTTGGTGAGTTTTCTCACTGGTGATTTCTCGCTCCTCGCCAGAAACGGGTTTAACTTCCAGCTCTTCAGCGTCATCAGCAGTCTGAGTTTCGTGATTGCTTTTCTAGGCCGATTCGCCGTCTTCTACCTCATCGGCCGAAGGGTTCCGGTCAACGGCCATACCCTCGCATATTTTGGTCTACTCTTTGTCGGGACCTACATCGGGTCTGTGGTCGGAGCAGTCGTATCCGTTGCGCTCTTCGGCCAAGCTTATTGGACTCTGGCCCCTGGGGAAGGATCATCGAATATGATTGAAGGGTTCGTGCTAGTGAACACTCCGCCATCTTTGCTCGTGCTACTCGAGGCCCTGGACCCCATCACGTCTCTCCCATTCCTCTCCTTCTTTGCGATGTCGATATCTCGTACTGGCAACACTTCGCTTGGCACTCCAGAATCACCTAACTCGTTCTAGAAAGTAGGCGTAAATCCAGCCATACCATTCATTTCATGCATGAGAGGGAGATACCTGGCGCTGGCAGTAGGCGTTGTGACACTCTGGTTCTTCCTAGCACCAGTTGTGGCATTTCAGGCGCCCTGCTTCAGTGCGGTAGTATCCCCATCGTTCGCTCTGTCGGGTTCTTACGGAACGGTATACATCCCTAGCTGGTCCTGGGCTGGGTTCTTCCCGTATACACATTTTCCGTTTGGCTGCCAGTAACCATACAACACCGCCAAAACTGCTAGGTCAAATCTGT is part of the Candidatus Bathyarchaeia archaeon genome and encodes:
- a CDS encoding type II toxin-antitoxin system RelE/ParE family toxin, with product MVEIKAIVYTQKFERDVRKTRDNLVKDRLRKQIEKIAENPESGKPLRYGLKGEWTARIPPYRLIYAVQGDRLILLRFGHRKEVYD